A section of the Pseudovibrio sp. M1P-2-3 genome encodes:
- the tssC gene encoding type VI secretion system contractile sheath large subunit, with protein MEETANSSAEVSGEGVTKTLSLLDQIMEETRIRPDDAESYSIAKRGVEAFIADIIANKQTDQRVNRVLVDRMIAELDQKVSTQLDQILHDPGFQEMESAWRGLKLLVDRTDFRENIKIDLLPISKEKLLEDFETSPEVVQAGLYKHVYASGYGQFGGEPVGAMIANYDFGPSARDVKLMQFVASVGAMAHAPFIAAASPKMFDVDDFVDLPAQKDLFSIYEGPRFRKWMGFRQSEDSRYVGLTCPRFLLRTPYDEEENPIKSFVYNENVTENHDSYLWGNTSFLMATRLTESFAKYRWCPNIIGPQSGGAVYDLPVHVYEAFGQLEEKIPTEILVTDRREYELAEEGFISLTMRKGSDNAAFFSANSAQKPKLFQNTKEGKEAETNYKLGTQLPYMMIVNRLAHYIKVLQREQIGSWKEKEDLERELNTWLKQYVADQENPPADVRSRRPLRAAQVTVSSVEGDPGWYQVSLKVRPHFKYMGANFELSLVGKLDTDD; from the coding sequence ATGGAAGAAACAGCAAATTCCTCCGCCGAAGTTTCTGGCGAAGGCGTTACTAAAACTCTCTCTCTTCTCGATCAAATCATGGAAGAAACCCGCATTCGTCCCGATGATGCGGAAAGCTATTCCATTGCCAAGCGTGGTGTGGAAGCGTTTATTGCAGATATTATTGCTAATAAGCAAACTGACCAGCGTGTTAACCGTGTGCTTGTGGACCGGATGATCGCGGAACTGGATCAGAAGGTCTCTACTCAGCTTGATCAGATTCTGCATGACCCAGGTTTTCAGGAAATGGAGTCCGCTTGGCGCGGTCTGAAGCTGTTGGTTGATCGCACTGATTTTCGCGAGAATATCAAAATTGACCTTCTCCCAATTTCAAAAGAAAAACTGTTGGAGGACTTTGAGACAAGCCCTGAAGTGGTGCAGGCGGGCTTGTATAAGCACGTTTATGCCTCCGGTTACGGTCAGTTTGGTGGTGAGCCTGTTGGTGCCATGATTGCCAATTACGACTTCGGCCCTAGTGCGCGTGATGTAAAACTCATGCAATTCGTGGCTTCGGTTGGTGCGATGGCACACGCTCCGTTTATCGCGGCTGCTTCTCCGAAAATGTTTGACGTAGATGACTTCGTTGATTTGCCTGCTCAAAAAGATCTGTTTTCCATTTATGAAGGCCCGCGCTTCCGCAAGTGGATGGGGTTCAGGCAAAGTGAAGATTCACGTTATGTGGGGCTGACTTGCCCGCGCTTCTTGCTTCGTACACCCTATGATGAAGAAGAAAATCCGATTAAGTCATTTGTCTATAATGAGAATGTGACGGAAAATCACGACAGCTACCTTTGGGGGAATACATCCTTCTTGATGGCAACGCGCTTGACAGAAAGCTTTGCCAAGTACCGTTGGTGTCCGAACATCATCGGTCCTCAGTCTGGTGGTGCAGTCTACGATCTGCCAGTTCATGTCTATGAAGCCTTTGGTCAGCTCGAAGAGAAAATCCCGACTGAAATTCTGGTCACAGACCGACGTGAATATGAACTTGCCGAGGAAGGGTTTATTTCCCTGACCATGCGCAAGGGCTCTGACAATGCTGCGTTTTTCTCTGCAAACTCTGCGCAGAAGCCAAAGCTTTTCCAGAACACCAAGGAAGGCAAGGAAGCCGAGACCAACTACAAGCTTGGAACTCAGCTGCCTTACATGATGATTGTGAACCGTCTGGCGCACTACATCAAAGTTCTGCAGCGCGAACAGATTGGCTCTTGGAAGGAGAAAGAGGATCTGGAACGCGAGCTGAACACGTGGCTGAAGCAGTATGTTGCTGATCAGGAAAATCCACCTGCCGATGTTCGCTCCCGTCGCCCACTGCGTGCCGCACAAGTGACAGTGTCCAGTGTAGAGGGGGATCCGGGCTGGTATCAGGTTTCCCTGAAGGTACGTCCGCACTTCAAGTACATGGGCGCCAACTTCGAGCTGTCATTGGTTGGCAAGCTTGATACGGATGATTGA
- the tssE gene encoding type VI secretion system baseplate subunit TssE, with amino-acid sequence MSKRDETQVWDSGLRAARGTLFERLIADEEDAPLPTDRDGMNAKIQSIKRHLKKILNARAGAALAAPELGLDDLNVANASTGDLSQHISMSIRKCIEEYEPRVTVRSIEFVPDPDRPLSLLFKIQTAVPVGNQKEQCVIDILMTDGRVSKVY; translated from the coding sequence ATGTCAAAACGGGATGAGACACAGGTTTGGGATAGCGGCTTAAGGGCTGCTAGGGGAACTCTTTTTGAACGGCTGATTGCCGATGAAGAAGATGCTCCTCTTCCCACCGACCGGGATGGAATGAATGCCAAAATTCAGTCCATCAAGCGTCACCTGAAGAAGATCTTGAATGCCAGAGCGGGGGCAGCGCTAGCTGCTCCCGAGCTGGGTTTGGATGATCTTAATGTTGCGAATGCGAGTACGGGAGACTTGTCTCAGCATATCTCCATGTCAATTCGTAAGTGCATTGAAGAGTACGAGCCAAGAGTGACTGTCAGATCAATCGAGTTTGTTCCTGATCCTGATAGGCCATTGAGCTTGCTGTTCAAAATCCAGACAGCTGTCCCTGTGGGAAATCAAAAAGAGCAGTGTGTCATCGATATTTTGATGACGGATGGGCGCGTCTCAAAAGTTTATTAA
- the tssB gene encoding type VI secretion system contractile sheath small subunit, with protein sequence MSGKDGSVAPKERINIRYVPATGDQQEEVELPLRLVMLGDYLGRDEEAPLEERDMLSVDKNTFGSVMQEAGLEKEVNVQNTLSDDEDARLVSKLKFSSLSDFEPDAIVKQVPELNKLIELREALVALKGPLGNIPAFRKRLEAILQDEEARNKLLSEIDALESKE encoded by the coding sequence ATGTCGGGTAAAGATGGATCAGTCGCTCCAAAGGAAAGAATTAATATACGCTATGTTCCCGCTACAGGAGATCAGCAGGAAGAAGTAGAGCTGCCTCTTCGTTTGGTGATGCTTGGCGACTATCTGGGGCGTGATGAAGAAGCTCCGCTGGAAGAGCGTGACATGCTTTCCGTTGACAAAAACACCTTTGGCTCGGTGATGCAGGAAGCGGGACTGGAAAAAGAAGTTAACGTTCAAAATACCTTGTCAGATGACGAAGATGCTCGCTTGGTGAGTAAGCTAAAGTTTTCATCTTTGAGTGACTTTGAGCCTGATGCGATTGTTAAACAGGTTCCTGAATTAAATAAGCTGATCGAGCTGCGTGAGGCCCTTGTCGCCTTGAAGGGGCCGCTTGGGAACATTCCGGCATTCAGAAAGCGTCTTGAGGCTATTTTGCAGGACGAGGAAGCGCGTAACAAGCTTCTTTCAGAGATAGATGCGTTAGAGAGCAAGGAATAG